A genomic region of Acipenser ruthenus chromosome 9, fAciRut3.2 maternal haplotype, whole genome shotgun sequence contains the following coding sequences:
- the LOC117405553 gene encoding ATP-sensitive inward rectifier potassium channel 15-like isoform X2, translated as MNSKLFKACKEMEATPIDMLKDPLVSSCAAQDTRKKRRVVTKDGHSNVKIDHVDGLAMLYLHDLWTTVIDMKWRYKLTLFSATFVMTWFFFGLIFYIIAMIHGDLDVPDTASNHTPCVMNVQSLTGAFLFSLESQTTIGYGFRFITEECPLAISLLVAQLVLTTLAEIFITGTFLAKLARPKKRAETIMFSHNAVITKHDGKLCLIIRVANMRKSLLIQCQLTGKMLHTHVTKEGEKILLNQTSIRFQVDSASDSPFLILPMTFYHVINDASPLKDLTAANLRGKEFEIVVILNATVESTSGTCQSRTSYIPEEILWGYDFMPVVFNSPSGKYVADFKHYNKVIRSTDHFFATDLEKLKLEEEYRKDDQKEREGHLNEP; from the exons ATGAACAGCAAACTTTTTAAG GCCTGTAAGGAAATGGAAGCAACTCCTATTGACATGTTAAAGGATCCCCTTGTCTCTAGCTGTGCTGCCCAGGACACCAGAAAGAAGCGCAGGGTGGTGACCAAGGATGGGCACAGCAATGTTAAGATTGACCACGTTGACGGCTTGGCCATGCTTTACCTGCACGACCTGTGGACCACTGTCATAGACATGAAATGGCGCTACAAGCTGACCCTGTTCTCTGCCACTTTCGTGATGACCTGGTTCTTTTTCGGCCTCATCTTTTACATAATTGCCATGATCCACGGGGACCTGGATGTGCCGGACACGGCATCCAACCACACCCCATGTGTGATGAACGTGCAGTCCTTAACCGGGGCCTTTCTCTTCTCTCTGGAGTCACAGACCACCATCGGCTACGGCTTCCGTTTCATCACGGAGGAGTGCCCCCTGGCCATCTCCCTGCTGGTGGCCCAGCTGGTCTTGACTACCTTGGCGGAGATCTTCATCACGGGCACCTTCTTGGCGAAGCTGGCCAGACCCAAAAAGCGTGCCGAGACCATCATGTTCAGCCACAACGCAGTCATCACGAAGCATGACGGCAAGCTGTGTCTCATAATCCGGGTGGCCAACATGAGGAAGAGCCTGCTCATCCAGTGCCAGCTCACGGGAAAGATGCTGCACACCCACGTCACCAAAGAGGGGGAGAAGATCCTCCTGAACCAGACTAGCATCCGCTTCCAGGTGGACTCTGCCTCCGACAGCCCCTTCCTCATCCTGCCAATGACTTTCTACCACGTGATCAACGATGCGAGCCCGCTGAAAGACCTCACTGCCGCCAACCTGAGGGGGAAGGAGTTTGAGATCGTGGTCATCCTGAACGCCACGGTGGAGTCCACCAGCGGCACCTGCCAGAGCCGGACCTCCTACATCCCAGAGGAGATCCTCTGGGGCTATGACTTCATGCCTGTGGTGTTCAACTCCCCGAGTGGGAAATACGTTGCGGACTTCAAACATTACAACAAGGTCATTCGAAGCACTGATCACTTCTTTGCCACAGATCTTGAGAAGTTAAAACTGGAAGAAGAGTACCGAAAAGATGACCAGAAGGAAAGAGAAGGACATTTAAATGAGCCATGA
- the LOC117405553 gene encoding ATP-sensitive inward rectifier potassium channel 15-like isoform X1, which produces MTHREPRFQREFNSPGQQKLLHFSVLEGWELRNADSACKEMEATPIDMLKDPLVSSCAAQDTRKKRRVVTKDGHSNVKIDHVDGLAMLYLHDLWTTVIDMKWRYKLTLFSATFVMTWFFFGLIFYIIAMIHGDLDVPDTASNHTPCVMNVQSLTGAFLFSLESQTTIGYGFRFITEECPLAISLLVAQLVLTTLAEIFITGTFLAKLARPKKRAETIMFSHNAVITKHDGKLCLIIRVANMRKSLLIQCQLTGKMLHTHVTKEGEKILLNQTSIRFQVDSASDSPFLILPMTFYHVINDASPLKDLTAANLRGKEFEIVVILNATVESTSGTCQSRTSYIPEEILWGYDFMPVVFNSPSGKYVADFKHYNKVIRSTDHFFATDLEKLKLEEEYRKDDQKEREGHLNEP; this is translated from the exons ATGACACATAGAGAGCCCAGGTTTCAGCGTGAATTCAACTCCCCTGGGCAGCAGAAGTTACTGCACTTCAGTGTCTTGGAAGGCTGGGAGCTAAGAAACGCAGACTCA GCCTGTAAGGAAATGGAAGCAACTCCTATTGACATGTTAAAGGATCCCCTTGTCTCTAGCTGTGCTGCCCAGGACACCAGAAAGAAGCGCAGGGTGGTGACCAAGGATGGGCACAGCAATGTTAAGATTGACCACGTTGACGGCTTGGCCATGCTTTACCTGCACGACCTGTGGACCACTGTCATAGACATGAAATGGCGCTACAAGCTGACCCTGTTCTCTGCCACTTTCGTGATGACCTGGTTCTTTTTCGGCCTCATCTTTTACATAATTGCCATGATCCACGGGGACCTGGATGTGCCGGACACGGCATCCAACCACACCCCATGTGTGATGAACGTGCAGTCCTTAACCGGGGCCTTTCTCTTCTCTCTGGAGTCACAGACCACCATCGGCTACGGCTTCCGTTTCATCACGGAGGAGTGCCCCCTGGCCATCTCCCTGCTGGTGGCCCAGCTGGTCTTGACTACCTTGGCGGAGATCTTCATCACGGGCACCTTCTTGGCGAAGCTGGCCAGACCCAAAAAGCGTGCCGAGACCATCATGTTCAGCCACAACGCAGTCATCACGAAGCATGACGGCAAGCTGTGTCTCATAATCCGGGTGGCCAACATGAGGAAGAGCCTGCTCATCCAGTGCCAGCTCACGGGAAAGATGCTGCACACCCACGTCACCAAAGAGGGGGAGAAGATCCTCCTGAACCAGACTAGCATCCGCTTCCAGGTGGACTCTGCCTCCGACAGCCCCTTCCTCATCCTGCCAATGACTTTCTACCACGTGATCAACGATGCGAGCCCGCTGAAAGACCTCACTGCCGCCAACCTGAGGGGGAAGGAGTTTGAGATCGTGGTCATCCTGAACGCCACGGTGGAGTCCACCAGCGGCACCTGCCAGAGCCGGACCTCCTACATCCCAGAGGAGATCCTCTGGGGCTATGACTTCATGCCTGTGGTGTTCAACTCCCCGAGTGGGAAATACGTTGCGGACTTCAAACATTACAACAAGGTCATTCGAAGCACTGATCACTTCTTTGCCACAGATCTTGAGAAGTTAAAACTGGAAGAAGAGTACCGAAAAGATGACCAGAAGGAAAGAGAAGGACATTTAAATGAGCCATGA